The Streptomyces sp. GSL17-111 region CGCCGCGATCTGGCCGCCGCGATCCGGCGCCACCGGCCCGAGCTGGTCGTCACCCTCAGTTTCGACGAGACCTGGCCCGGCGGGTACTGGAACACCCCCGACCACAAGGCCGTCGGCCGGGCCACCCTCGACGCCGTCGCGGACGCCGGGAACCGCTGGATCTTCCCCGAACAGCTGGCCGACGGAGCCCTCCAGCGGTGGGACGGTGTGCGCTGGGTGGCCGTCACCGCGCCCACCGGGACCACCCACGTGCAGGAGGTCGGTGAACGGGACGTCGACCGGGCCGTCGCCTCGCTGGCCGAGCACCGGGCCTACCTCACCGCGCTCAGCGACGAGGACCCCGAGACCTACGCCCGCACCTTCATCACCGGCGTCATGGACGGCCTCGCCGAGCGCACCGGCGGCCGCCGGGGCGTCGGTTTCCGCCTCCACCCCTGCTGAGCGGGCCCGCCGCCCAGCGGAGCATGACGCCGCGCCGGGGCCCACGGCACCGGACCGGACGCGGCGCGGGGCTCAGTCGCCGGACGCCCGCCCGGTGCGGCCGAGCAGGGCCAGGGCCGCCACCGGCAGCAGCAGGGTGGCGGCCAGGGCGTTCAGCCAGCCGTACCCGGCCTGTGCGACGACGAGCCCCGCGAGCGCGCCGCCGACCCCGGCCGCCGCGTTCATCGTCAGGTCCGACAGGCCCTGCGCGGCGGCCCGGGCGCTCTGCGGCACCGAGTCGGTGAGCAGCGCGGAGCCGGCCACCAGCCCGGCGGACCAGCCGAGCCCCAGCAGGAAGAGACCGGCCGCGCTACGGGCGTGATCCCCGTCGGAGGTGCCCGCCAGGACCGTCGCACAGGCCAGCAGCCCCACGGCCAGCCCGATGACGGAGACCCGTCCGAGGCGGTCCGCCAGCCAGCCCATCACCGGCGAGAAGGCGTACATGCCGGCGATGTGCCCGCTGATGACGAGGCCGATCAGCTCCAGGTCGGCGCCGTGGTGGCTCAGGTCGACGGGGGTCATCACCATCACCGACACCATCACCGTGTGCGTGCCGGCGATGGCCACCAGGGCCAGGCGTGCCCGGGGCGAGGCGAGGACCGCCGCCCGGCCCGCGCGCAGGGAACGATCCCCGGCCCCGCCGCCGTCCGCCGAGGAGGTCGCCAGCGCACGGGCCGTCAGCAGCGGGTCGGGTCGCAGCAGGACCCAGACGAGGGCCCCGGCGACGAGGAAGATCACCGCCGCCCACAGGAACGGCCCGGCCGCCTCCGGCACGCCGAAGCCGGCCAGGCTGCGCCCGGCCGGGCCCGCCAGGTTCGGTCCCGCGACGGCGCCGAGCGTGGTGGCCCACACCACGAGGGAGATGGTGCGGGCGCGCCGCTCGGGTGCGGCCAGGTCCCCGGCGGCGAACCGGGCCTGCAGGTTGGCGGAGGACCCCGCGCCGAAGACCGCCATCCCGACGAGCAGGAGCGGGAAGTTCCTGATGACGGCCGCGGCCACCACCAGCGCGCCACCGGCAGCCGCCACGAGGTAGGCGAGGGCGAGCCCCGGACGTCGGCCGCGCCGGGCCATCAGCGCGGCGAACGGCAGCGAGAGCAGCCCGGTGCCGATCACCGAGGACGTCAGGGCCAGCCCGGAGAGCGCTTCCGAGCCGCTGATCTCCTGGGCCAGCACGGCGGCCAGCGCGATGCCCGTCGCCACGCCGAGGCCGCCGAGGACCTGGCTGAGGACCAGCACGAGCGTCGTGCGCCGCCGGATCTCCGCCAGCCGGGCGGCGTCCGGCACGGCGGGGACGGCGGGGCCGGGCGCGCCCTTGGCGAGGACGGGGGCGGTCGCGGATATCGCGGGCGGGTCGCCGGGGGACGCCGTGGCGTCGGCGGGTTCGAGGGGCGGGTTCACACCGGGCAGTGTGCCAGCAGGCCCCCCGGGTCAGAACAGGGGAGCGGGAAGCACCCCCTCCAGCGCGAGCAGGGTGCGCTTGGCCTCCAGACCACCGCCGAACCCGCCGATGCCGCCCCCCGCAGTGACGACGCGGTGGCACGGCACGACGACGGGCAGCGGGTTGGCGCCCATCGCCGCACCGACCGCCCGGGCGGCCCCGGGCTCGCCGACGGCGTCGGCCAGGTCCTGGTAGGTGGCCACCGCACCGTACGGCACGGTGTCGGCCAGGGCGTGCAGCACCCGCGCGGTGAAGCCGCCGGTCAGCGACCAGTCCAGCGGCACGCCGAAGACGCGCAGCCGACCGGCGAAGTACCCGTCGAGCTCCTGTGCGGCCCGGCGCAGCACCGGGTGCCCGGCCCGCTCGACGGGCTCGGCGCCGAGGTGCCCGCCCAGCCGCTCCAGGGTGCGCGGTACCGCCGGCCCGGCGGCGTGGAAGCCGACGGCCGCCAGCCCGGTGTCCGTGGCGAGGAGCAGCAGCGGGCCGACGGGCGCCGGCACCACCGTCCAGGCCGGCTGCGCGATCGTGGCGGTCATGGGGGCGAGCCTACGGCCCCCCACCGACCGTGCGTCAGCGCCAGTCCCCGGCTCCGTCCCCCGCGCTGACCGCGTCGCGGACGACGTCCGGGCGGTTGCTGATGACGCCGTCGACGCCCAGGTCCGCCAGCCGCGCGGCCGTGGGGCCGTCGTCGACGGTCCAGGTGAACATCTCCAGCCGACGTCCGTGCGGGCCCCGCACAGCCTGCACCGCTTCGACGTACTCGGGCGTCACGGTGGTGTAGCGGGGGTTGATCTGGTCGGCGAACCGTGCGTACGCGGACAGCTCGTCGGGGTCCGGCGTGCCGAGGAAGCCGGTCTTCACGGCGGGCTTGAGCGCGTGCACCCGGCGCAGGGCGTCGGCGCTGAAGGACTGGACGATCAGCTGGCGGCGCACGTGGTAGGCGTCCAGCCACCCCTCCTCGCGCAGTGTGTCGAGGATGTCCTGCTCGATTCCGGGGTACAGCTCGGGCTTCTTGATCTCCAGCAGCAGCTTCTGGTGGTGGCCGGAGATCCGGTCCAGGAACTGCTTGAGCGTCGGCACCCGCTCGCCCTCGTACTGCGGGCCGAACCAGCTCCCGGCGTCCAGCCGGGCGATCTCGGCGGCGGTGAAGTCGGCGA contains the following coding sequences:
- a CDS encoding glycerophosphodiester phosphodiesterase produces the protein MSLRPTALLGPLLGAFALVLTAAPAPARPAPLADPVLPSPAAHAVGHPAAAQDVVPIAHRGASAYSPENTLAAVDKARDLGILWVENDVQRTKDGELVVLHDPTLSRTTNVEEVFPDRAPWNVADFTAAEIARLDAGSWFGPQYEGERVPTLKQFLDRISGHHQKLLLEIKKPELYPGIEQDILDTLREEGWLDAYHVRRQLIVQSFSADALRRVHALKPAVKTGFLGTPDPDELSAYARFADQINPRYTTVTPEYVEAVQAVRGPHGRRLEMFTWTVDDGPTAARLADLGVDGVISNRPDVVRDAVSAGDGAGDWR
- a CDS encoding MFS transporter, whose translation is MPDAARLAEIRRRTTLVLVLSQVLGGLGVATGIALAAVLAQEISGSEALSGLALTSSVIGTGLLSLPFAALMARRGRRPGLALAYLVAAAGGALVVAAAVIRNFPLLLVGMAVFGAGSSANLQARFAAGDLAAPERRARTISLVVWATTLGAVAGPNLAGPAGRSLAGFGVPEAAGPFLWAAVIFLVAGALVWVLLRPDPLLTARALATSSADGGGAGDRSLRAGRAAVLASPRARLALVAIAGTHTVMVSVMVMTPVDLSHHGADLELIGLVISGHIAGMYAFSPVMGWLADRLGRVSVIGLAVGLLACATVLAGTSDGDHARSAAGLFLLGLGWSAGLVAGSALLTDSVPQSARAAAQGLSDLTMNAAAGVGGALAGLVVAQAGYGWLNALAATLLLPVAALALLGRTGRASGD
- a CDS encoding PIG-L deacetylase family protein; translation: MRNDRREAQVAEELAQMPEDWQRALAIVAHPDDLEYGAAAAVAHWTDAGKEVTYLLVTRGEAGIDTLPPAEAAPVREAEQRASAAVVGVRDVEFLDHRDGVIEYGVDLRRDLAAAIRRHRPELVVTLSFDETWPGGYWNTPDHKAVGRATLDAVADAGNRWIFPEQLADGALQRWDGVRWVAVTAPTGTTHVQEVGERDVDRAVASLAEHRAYLTALSDEDPETYARTFITGVMDGLAERTGGRRGVGFRLHPC
- a CDS encoding methylated-DNA--[protein]-cysteine S-methyltransferase: MTATIAQPAWTVVPAPVGPLLLLATDTGLAAVGFHAAGPAVPRTLERLGGHLGAEPVERAGHPVLRRAAQELDGYFAGRLRVFGVPLDWSLTGGFTARVLHALADTVPYGAVATYQDLADAVGEPGAARAVGAAMGANPLPVVVPCHRVVTAGGGIGGFGGGLEAKRTLLALEGVLPAPLF